CGGCGGGCAAACCGGCCCGTGTCGCGCAGCGTCTGCACGGTGTCGGTGTCGGCGCCGAAAACGAACATGCCGTGGATGCGCACCTTGTGCTCGTGGAGCCGCCGGACGCAGTACTCGATGTCCTCGACCGTCTGGTGCTTGTTGTAGAGCTTGAGCGTCTCCGGGTTGATCGATTCGAGCCCGACGTAGACGAACCGGCAGTTCGAGCGCCGCATCAGGTCGAGCATCTCATCGTCCTTGGCGACCTCGACGCGCACCTGGGCCGACCAGCGTGGCGTGACCTTGCGCTCGATCATGAGGCGCATGAGCGCCTTGGCCCGCTTTGGATTGGCGATGAAGTTGTCGTCGACAAAGAACGTGAAGAACCACTTCTTGATCGCCATGGCGCGTTCGAGCTCCTCGACGATCTTCTCGGGGCTGCGGAATCTGTAGCGGTGGCCGAACATCTTGGTCACCGAGCAAAACGAGCAGTTGTGCGGGCAGCCGCGTGAGGTCATCACCGGCAGAATGCGCATGCGGCGCCACCCCTCGATGAGCGTCAGGTCGGGGATGGGCAAGGTGTCGAGGTCGACGGGCCGTGTTGGCAGCGGGTTGTGCACGCCGCCGAGCTCGGTCCGGTACGACAACCCCTCGATGTCCGTGAGGACGCGGCGGTGCTCGAACTTCTCGAGGAACTCGAAGAACGTCTCGTCGGCCTCGCCCCGCAGCACCCAGTCGGCGTGCTCGAGCGCCTCGTCGGGCCGGGCGCTCACGTGTGGGCCGCCCATGAGTACAGGCAGGCCCTGGCGGCGGAACCTGTCGGCGAATGCGTAGGCGCGCGGCGCTGTCGAAGAGATCGTCGTGATGCAGATGAGGTCGGACTCGCAGGCCGCCTTCATGTCAACTCGGGCGACGTCCTCGATGTAGACGCGGACCGTGTGGCCCAGCTCTCGCGCGCGGGTGGCCATCGTCGGCACGCCCATGCGCGGCATGCGGAAGCGGGTATAGACGTGGATGCCCGTGGCCCGGGGTTCGATAAACGTGATTGTGAGCATACGTGCCTCATCCTTCGGGTGAGTGGGCTGCCGGGGAGGCTGGGTCTCCAGGGCAGGAAGCTTTCGCGGACATCGCAATATAGGCATTCGGACCGGCGAATGCAACAGGGAACCACGACATTTGAACGCCACTTCAGTTGAAATCGTTCCGGCGCTGTGATTGACTGTGCCGGTTCCAAAACGCCCACGGGAGGAGAACAATGGCGAACACGGTACATCAAGCACGGCTCAGACGATTGTTCCGCAAGCTCGACGGCGTGGCCGACGCCGTGCTCATGGAGGGCGACGAGTCGCTACTGCGTTGGCTTACGGGCGTGCGCGAGGGGATGGCGATCGCCACGAAGAAGGGCGTCACGATGGTGGCGCACCCGATGTTCGCCGAGGCGTGCGGCGAGAGCGGCTGGCCCGTCGTCGTGTT
This window of the Verrucomicrobiota bacterium genome carries:
- a CDS encoding radical SAM protein, with translation MLTITFIEPRATGIHVYTRFRMPRMGVPTMATRARELGHTVRVYIEDVARVDMKAACESDLICITTISSTAPRAYAFADRFRRQGLPVLMGGPHVSARPDEALEHADWVLRGEADETFFEFLEKFEHRRVLTDIEGLSYRTELGGVHNPLPTRPVDLDTLPIPDLTLIEGWRRMRILPVMTSRGCPHNCSFCSVTKMFGHRYRFRSPEKIVEELERAMAIKKWFFTFFVDDNFIANPKRAKALMRLMIERKVTPRWSAQVRVEVAKDDEMLDLMRRSNCRFVYVGLESINPETLKLYNKHQTVEDIEYCVRRLHEHKVRIHGMFVFGADTDTVQTLRDTGRFARRMGIDTVQFMILTPLPDTETYHQLESEGRILVRDWSVYDAQHVVFKPKHMSPLQLHLETWNALAKFYSPKEIAKRYVRFDFFGAFLRHYGNRINKQWLRFNAEFGRILEQANCVELLRALTPQPAVVKVD